A single Argentina anserina chromosome 7, drPotAnse1.1, whole genome shotgun sequence DNA region contains:
- the LOC126803410 gene encoding leucine carboxyl methyltransferase 1 homolog, with protein sequence MAKPVADWQSNKEAVQATNDDASASKLSCVKKGYIKDDYVHLFVRRPVRRSPIINRGYFARWAAFRKLLNQFLDTEVGEKGELRKQILSLGAGFDTTYFQLQDEGTAPYLYVELDFKEVTRKKATIIETCSQMRDKISATASISRERGEVLSDHYKLLPVDLRDIHQLNEVIALAGMDPSLPTFIIAECVLIYIDPKSSREIVGWASNTFSTAIFFLYEQILPDDAFGEQMIRNLESRGCALLGIHDTPTLEAKEGLFLDRGWQRAVAWDMLKVYSTFVDTQERRRIERLELFDEFEEWHMMQASQLFLCVVK encoded by the exons ATGGCGAAGCCAGTTGCTGATTGGCAGAGCAACAAGGAAGCAGTTCAGGCCACTAACGACGACGCTTCCGCCAGCAAAct GTCATGTGTGAAAAAGGGTTACATAAAAGATGATTATGTCCATTTGTTTGTGAGGAGGCCAGTGAGAAGATCACCCATTATTAACCGTg GTTACTTTGCCCGCTGGGCTGCGTTCCGCAAGCTTTTGAATCAGTTTCTTGATACTGAAGTCGGCGAAAAGGGTGAGTTGAGGAAGCAGATACTGTCGCTTGGGGCTGGGTTTGATACCACTTATTTCCAGTTGCAG GATGAAGGGACGGCACCGTATCTATATGTGGAGTTGGATTTTAAGGAG GTTACTAGAAAGAAAGCAACAATTATTGAAACCTGCAGTCAAATGAGGGACAAAATTAGTGCAACAGCATCAATCTCACGAG aGAGAGGAGAAGTGCTCAGTGACCACTATAAGCTACTTCCAGTTGATTTGCGTGACATACATCAATTAAATGAGGTCATAGCTTTGGCTGGTATGGATCCCAG CCTGCCGACTTTTATAATTGCAGAATGCGTTTTGATATACATTGATCCAAAATCTAGTCGCGAAATAGTTGGCTGGGCATCAAATACATTTTCAACAGCCATATTTTTCTTGTATGAGCAG ATTCTCCCAGATGATGCTTTTGGGGAGCAGATGATCAGAAACTTGGAG AGTCGAGGTTGTGCGCTCTTGGGAATACATGATACACCAACATTGGAGGCAAAGGAAGGACTTTTTCTTGATCGAGGATGGCAG AGAGCTGTTGCCTGGGACATGCTGAAAGTATACAGTACTTTTGTTGATACTCAAGAAAGACGCAG GATTGAACGATTGGAATTGTTTGATGAATTTGAAGAATGGCACATGATGCAGGCAAGTCAACTCTTCCTTTGTGTTGTGAAATAA